From Candidatus Dormiibacterota bacterium, a single genomic window includes:
- a CDS encoding phosphoribosylaminoimidazolesuccinocarboxamide synthase, producing MMQQSKGAEIARGKTKVLYECAGEPERLIVEQMDAITAGDGARRDVISGKGRLAALTTSRVFRFLNRRGLPTHYLGGGEDVDHNAMLVRRCAMIPLEVVVRRVVAGSYARRNPGVPRGTRLEPHVVEFFLKDDEHHDPMIAVDEIVARGIASPQEVERLGALARATFDALEEAWQDRNVTLVDLKVEFGRLTGGERNGQLVLADVVDNDSWRIWPQGREETMLDKQIYRNLAQSDAEGLARVKRAYEEVAEAVAGFDSR from the coding sequence ATGATGCAGCAGAGCAAGGGTGCGGAGATCGCACGCGGCAAGACCAAAGTTCTCTACGAATGTGCCGGCGAGCCGGAGCGGCTCATCGTGGAGCAGATGGATGCGATCACGGCGGGTGACGGAGCGCGCCGCGACGTGATCTCCGGCAAGGGCCGCCTTGCCGCCTTGACGACCTCGCGCGTCTTCCGTTTTCTCAACCGGCGCGGCTTGCCCACGCACTATCTCGGAGGTGGCGAAGACGTAGACCACAACGCGATGCTCGTGCGCCGTTGCGCGATGATTCCTCTCGAGGTCGTCGTGCGCCGCGTCGTTGCGGGCTCGTATGCGCGGCGTAACCCCGGCGTGCCGCGCGGCACTCGCCTCGAGCCGCACGTCGTCGAGTTCTTCCTCAAGGACGACGAGCACCACGATCCGATGATCGCCGTCGACGAGATCGTCGCGCGCGGCATTGCAAGCCCGCAGGAGGTGGAGCGGCTCGGTGCGCTCGCGCGCGCGACGTTCGACGCTCTGGAAGAGGCGTGGCAAGACCGCAACGTCACGCTCGTCGATTTGAAGGTAGAGTTCGGGCGGCTGACGGGCGGCGAGCGTAACGGCCAGCTCGTGCTCGCCGACGTGGTCGACAACGACTCGTGGCGTATCTGGCCGCAGGGACGCGAGGAGACGATGCTCGACAAGCAGATCTATCGGAACCTGGCGCAGAGCGACGCCGAAGGTCTCGCGCGCGTAAAGCGCGCCTACGAAGAGGTTGCCGAGGCGGTCGCCGGATTCGACTCACGTTGA
- the purL gene encoding phosphoribosylformylglycinamidine synthase subunit PurL, whose translation MIDVALHGDERRRIAEALGREPTRVELYAFDAQWSEHCSYKSSRAQLRRLPASGERVVLGPGEDAGILHLGEHEGERYAVVAAHESHNHPSQVVPFEGAATGVGGIVRDVLCMGAQLIGIADALRFGDVATPGTHQRHVAQAVVDGISAYGNAIGVPNLTGDVFFHEGFNENCLVNVIALGLVKESQIVHSFAPPGSEGWPLVLVGKATDASGFGGASFSSLALDAENDAANRGAVQVPDPFLKNVLMRATYRVFALLRERGIAAACKDLGAGGVMGCSAEICASGGYGARIDLDRINVAQANLPPEVLAVGETQERMLFILPPDVVADVLRVYNEEFSLPEIAYDARAVVIGSVTKEPRYVLRHNGQTVMDVDIELLTKPLELAVARGEYTSAQRLEPPPRVAAFLSSLDGCSREPLYSRYDAVVRGCTVLPRGYGDAGVVAPIPGSSLGVAVAVAGNPRYGVVDPRLAAECAVLEAVRKVVAVGARPIGLTDCLNFGNPTNPEHYAEFVAAVDGLERAARSLGLPFVSGNVSFYNESSAGKAVPASAIVACIGAIEDVARTVTPALKRAGSALCFAQDLDEVLHAMQEGQVLACRAITGGDACAAAVEMAFASARAGSALGVCMPDGIAGVDRGGFLMETTTPFGERVGSVLDEPAIVFGKTRWNVRAVHDAWMRPLAEIYA comes from the coding sequence TTGATCGACGTTGCGCTGCACGGTGACGAGCGGCGCCGCATCGCCGAGGCGCTCGGGCGCGAGCCCACGCGCGTGGAGCTGTACGCATTTGACGCACAGTGGAGCGAACACTGCAGCTATAAGTCCAGTCGAGCGCAACTGAGGCGCCTTCCGGCGAGCGGCGAACGCGTCGTGCTCGGTCCGGGTGAGGATGCGGGCATCCTTCACCTCGGCGAGCACGAGGGGGAGCGCTACGCCGTCGTCGCCGCTCACGAATCGCACAATCATCCCTCGCAGGTCGTCCCGTTCGAAGGCGCGGCAACCGGCGTCGGCGGCATCGTGCGCGACGTGCTCTGCATGGGCGCGCAGCTGATCGGGATAGCGGACGCCCTGCGCTTCGGCGACGTCGCGACGCCCGGTACGCATCAGCGGCACGTCGCGCAGGCGGTCGTGGACGGGATTTCGGCCTACGGCAATGCGATCGGCGTGCCGAATCTCACCGGCGACGTCTTCTTTCACGAAGGGTTCAACGAGAACTGCCTGGTCAACGTGATCGCGCTCGGCCTGGTGAAGGAGAGCCAGATCGTGCACTCATTCGCGCCTCCGGGAAGCGAAGGTTGGCCGCTCGTGCTCGTCGGTAAGGCGACGGACGCAAGCGGCTTCGGAGGCGCGTCGTTCTCATCGCTCGCGCTCGATGCAGAGAACGACGCTGCAAACAGAGGCGCCGTTCAAGTGCCCGACCCGTTCCTGAAGAACGTGCTCATGCGCGCGACGTATCGCGTCTTCGCGTTGCTGCGCGAGCGCGGAATCGCCGCGGCCTGCAAGGACCTCGGTGCGGGCGGCGTGATGGGATGCAGCGCGGAGATCTGCGCTTCCGGGGGTTACGGTGCGCGCATCGACCTCGACCGCATCAACGTCGCGCAGGCGAACCTGCCGCCGGAAGTACTCGCGGTCGGCGAGACGCAGGAGCGCATGCTCTTCATCTTGCCGCCCGACGTCGTCGCGGACGTACTGCGCGTCTACAACGAGGAGTTCTCGCTTCCCGAGATTGCGTACGACGCGCGTGCCGTCGTCATCGGCAGCGTGACGAAAGAGCCGCGATACGTACTCAGGCACAACGGGCAGACGGTGATGGACGTCGACATCGAGCTCCTTACGAAGCCGCTCGAGCTCGCGGTCGCGCGCGGCGAGTATACCAGTGCGCAGAGGCTCGAGCCGCCGCCGCGCGTGGCCGCGTTTCTCTCGTCGCTCGACGGATGCTCGCGCGAGCCGCTCTACAGTCGCTACGATGCCGTGGTCCGCGGCTGTACCGTTCTGCCGCGCGGTTATGGCGATGCAGGCGTCGTCGCTCCCATTCCAGGGTCGTCACTGGGCGTTGCCGTTGCCGTCGCTGGAAATCCCCGCTACGGAGTCGTGGATCCTCGGCTCGCTGCCGAATGCGCGGTCCTCGAGGCGGTGAGAAAGGTCGTCGCCGTGGGCGCGCGCCCGATCGGTCTCACGGATTGCCTCAACTTCGGCAATCCCACCAACCCCGAGCACTACGCCGAGTTCGTCGCAGCCGTGGACGGCTTGGAGCGTGCGGCGCGTAGCCTCGGCCTGCCCTTCGTCTCCGGAAACGTCAGCTTCTATAATGAAAGCTCGGCGGGCAAAGCGGTTCCGGCATCGGCCATCGTCGCATGCATCGGCGCGATCGAGGACGTCGCGCGCACCGTCACGCCCGCGTTGAAGCGCGCGGGCTCGGCGTTGTGTTTCGCGCAAGACCTCGATGAGGTACTCCACGCGATGCAGGAGGGGCAAGTCCTCGCATGTCGTGCGATAACCGGCGGCGACGCATGCGCGGCAGCCGTGGAGATGGCATTCGCGTCGGCGCGCGCGGGGAGCGCGCTCGGCGTGTGCATGCCGGACGGCATCGCGGGAGTGGATCGCGGCGGCTTCCTCATGGAGACGACCACCCCGTTTGGAGAGCGGGTTGGAAGCGTGCTCGACGAGCCGGCGATCGTATTCGGGAAGACGAGATGGAACGTTCGCGCTGTGCACGACGCGTGGATGCGACCGCTCGCCGAGATCTACGCGTGA